The Pseudomonas nunensis genome includes the window GTGATTCACCTTCGACCTTCATCGAGCAACACCTGATGGAAGCAGGTATGAAAGTAAAGCGAATGACGCCTGCCGCCCATGACGAATTGATGGCGCTTTGTCAGGCATTGCCTCATGCAGCAATTCTCGGGTTTGGCCTGGCATTAGCAAGGTCTTCACTTGATTTGGAAAGTGCACTTGAGGTGATGCCTCCACCGATGCGCACGATGATGGCATTACTGTCCCGGGTTCTAGTTAATCCACCCGAAGTCTACTGGGACATACAGCTTGAAAATGACCAAGCCAACCACCAGCGCTCTGCGCTCGCTGAGGGAATGGAGCGGTTGATGAAAAATGTTCGCGATAAGGATTACGATGAATTCAGAAACGACCTACAGGGCATTTCAAATACATTGGGTACTCGTTTGAGTTCTGGCGCTGTCGATTGTCAGCACGTTTTTTCATTACTGAACTGACGACATCGTCGTCCGGGAAGTGCACAGGGACTCTTTCGCGGGAGTCTCGCAAATCTCCCGTGAATGTTTTGTGGGTGATAAGGGGTTTGGCGAATGGCGTTAGTAAGTAAGGCGGCACAACGCGGATTAAAATCAAAACGGTGGTCAAGCCTCTGCATGCTGATGCTGCCTGTATTGCTGGTGACAGTTGACAATACTGTGCTGGGGTTTGCGTTACCAAAGATTGCGGAAGCCCTGCGTCCAAGCGCTAGCCAACAATTGTGGATGATCGATGCCTATTCGCTGGTATTGGCGGGATTGCTGGTGTCTATGGGTAGCCTGGGAGATCGAATCGGACATCGCAAGTTGTTACTCACT containing:
- a CDS encoding prephenate dehydrogenase dimerization domain-containing protein, with the protein product MFSPKLSVQGRTVAICLDESDSPSTFIEQHLMEAGMKVKRMTPAAHDELMALCQALPHAAILGFGLALARSSLDLESALEVMPPPMRTMMALLSRVLVNPPEVYWDIQLENDQANHQRSALAEGMERLMKNVRDKDYDEFRNDLQGISNTLGTRLSSGAVDCQHVFSLLN